One segment of Methylotenera versatilis 79 DNA contains the following:
- the gshB gene encoding glutathione synthase, which produces MKLLFILDPLASLKSYKDTSIAIMREAAVRGHELFVCEQHDVFLQNETVHIQVNTFNFTQTENWFELGVKYVALPKEFDAILMRKDPPFDNEYLYSTYLLELAANQGARIINNPTAVRSWNEKLSTAKFPQFTPEFLVTANNDLIRKFLTQHQDIIVKPLDGMGGTGIFRLTESDPNIGVVLEISTLFGTKTVMVQRYLPAILQGDKRIIVINGEPLPFALARIPKLGETRGNLAAGGTGVAQALTARDLEIATTVGKTLKKEGLFLVGLDVIGDYLTEINVTSPTGMVEIAAQTKDLNKPCNPAQIFITELETIR; this is translated from the coding sequence ATGAAACTGCTTTTCATACTTGACCCATTAGCCAGCTTAAAAAGCTACAAAGACACTAGCATCGCGATCATGCGTGAAGCGGCGGTGCGTGGACATGAGTTGTTTGTATGCGAACAACACGATGTGTTTTTACAGAATGAAACTGTACACATTCAAGTAAATACATTTAACTTTACGCAAACTGAAAATTGGTTTGAATTAGGAGTTAAGTATGTGGCGTTACCCAAAGAATTCGACGCGATTTTGATGCGTAAAGACCCGCCGTTTGATAATGAATATTTATACAGCACCTATTTGTTAGAATTAGCAGCAAACCAAGGCGCGCGCATCATTAATAATCCAACAGCCGTGCGCAGTTGGAATGAGAAATTATCTACTGCAAAATTTCCGCAATTTACACCAGAATTTTTGGTTACCGCAAACAATGATTTGATTCGCAAATTTTTAACCCAGCATCAAGATATTATTGTTAAGCCGCTAGATGGTATGGGCGGAACAGGTATATTTAGATTGACTGAATCGGATCCTAATATTGGCGTTGTTTTGGAAATATCGACACTATTTGGCACAAAAACTGTAATGGTTCAGCGTTATCTACCAGCGATTTTACAAGGCGATAAGCGCATTATCGTGATCAATGGTGAGCCATTACCATTTGCCTTAGCACGCATTCCCAAGCTGGGTGAAACACGTGGAAATTTGGCCGCTGGCGGTACAGGCGTTGCACAAGCACTAACTGCGCGCGATTTAGAAATTGCTACCACCGTGGGTAAAACGCTTAAAAAAGAAGGCTTGTTTTTAGTTGGCCTTGATGTAATTGGCGATTACCTAACCGAGATTAATGTCACCAGCCCCACTGGTATGGTAGAAATTGCAGCGCAAACCAAAGATTTAAATAAACCGTGTAATCCCGCGCAAATTTTTATCACAGAGCTTGAAACAATTCGTTAA
- the gshA gene encoding glutamate--cysteine ligase, producing MVPHLTTALSGPLLSLETRMLQDMPKIEHWFRSQWLEYASPFYASVDLRNSGFKLAPVDTNLFPGGFNNLNPEFLSLSVQAAQVAVEKICPEAHRLMIIPENHTRNTYYLRNVIELVNIMKAAGLDVRVGSISPEITEPTLLEAHDGQKLLLEPVVRVKNRIKLINKELGDFDSCAILLNNDLSGGVPDILKNLEQDLIPPLHAGWHVRRKSTHFEAYNRVVAEFSKLLDIDDWLLNPYFETCGEIDFHARTGEECLAAKVDELLTKIKAKYTEYGVTQEPFVIVKADAGTYGMGIMTVKSPDDVRDLNRKARNKMSVIKEGQQVSEVIIQEGVYTFESINDAVAEPVVYMMDHFVIGGFYRVHNGRGVDENLNAPGSHFEPLAFEKPCSLPDCTGAPDTIPNRFYAYGVVARLALLAAAIELQETDPLNL from the coding sequence ATGGTTCCACATTTAACAACCGCACTCAGCGGCCCACTACTTAGCTTAGAAACACGCATGCTACAAGACATGCCGAAAATTGAGCATTGGTTTCGCTCTCAATGGCTGGAATATGCATCACCATTTTATGCTTCGGTTGATTTACGCAATTCTGGTTTTAAATTAGCGCCTGTGGATACGAATTTATTTCCAGGTGGATTCAATAATCTGAATCCAGAATTTTTAAGTTTAAGTGTGCAAGCTGCACAAGTTGCGGTGGAAAAAATCTGCCCTGAAGCACATCGCTTGATGATTATTCCAGAAAATCACACACGCAATACTTATTATCTGCGCAATGTAATTGAGCTAGTGAACATCATGAAAGCCGCAGGTTTAGATGTACGCGTAGGTAGCATTTCACCTGAAATCACTGAACCTACTTTATTAGAAGCACATGATGGACAAAAGCTATTGCTTGAGCCAGTGGTGCGCGTTAAAAATCGCATTAAGTTAATCAATAAAGAATTGGGTGATTTTGATAGCTGTGCGATTTTGTTGAATAACGATCTATCCGGTGGTGTACCAGATATACTGAAAAATCTTGAGCAAGATTTGATTCCACCGCTACACGCAGGTTGGCACGTTAGACGAAAATCGACGCATTTTGAAGCTTACAACCGTGTTGTTGCTGAATTTTCCAAACTTTTGGATATTGATGATTGGTTATTAAATCCTTATTTTGAAACCTGTGGGGAAATTGACTTTCATGCACGCACTGGCGAAGAATGTTTAGCCGCAAAAGTAGATGAATTGCTCACCAAGATTAAAGCAAAATATACAGAATATGGCGTCACGCAAGAACCATTTGTCATTGTAAAAGCCGATGCTGGCACTTATGGCATGGGTATTATGACGGTTAAATCACCTGACGATGTACGCGATTTAAATCGTAAAGCACGCAATAAAATGTCGGTGATTAAAGAAGGTCAGCAAGTGAGCGAAGTGATTATCCAAGAAGGCGTATATACCTTTGAGAGCATTAACGATGCGGTAGCTGAGCCTGTGGTTTATATGATGGATCATTTTGTCATTGGTGGTTTTTATCGCGTACATAATGGGCGCGGTGTGGATGAAAACTTAAATGCGCCTGGCTCGCATTTTGAGCCACTAGCTTTTGAAAAGCCTTGTAGCTTGCCCGATTGCACTGGTGCACCAGATACAATACCTAACCGTTTTTATGCTTATGGCGTTGTTGCACGATTAGCTTTATTGGCAGCGGCAATTGAGTTGCAAGAAACTGATCCGTTAAATTTATAG
- the lipA gene encoding lipoyl synthase translates to MPEMIINEPVINSPTPKKIAGVKQIDAEKTARIPIKIIPMPMLRKPEWIRMKVPDSARFQEIKQILRENNLHTVCEEASCPNIGECFSGGTATFMILGDICTRRCPFCDVAHGKPLPPDVNEPANLARTIAQMRLKYVVITSVDRDDLKDGGAQHFVDCIHAVRKASPQIKIEILVPDFRGRLDVALEILRKAPPDVMNHNLETVPRLYKQARPGSDYQNSLTLLKIFSEMYPHIPTKSGLMLGLGETDDEILQVMQDLRAHNVSMLTLGQYLQPSVHHLPVMRYVTPDTFADLKQKADAMGFNNAASGPMVRSSYHADLQAQHGIETVQSKQIAP, encoded by the coding sequence ATGCCTGAAATGATTATTAACGAGCCAGTTATTAATAGCCCAACACCTAAAAAAATCGCCGGTGTTAAGCAGATTGATGCAGAAAAAACTGCGCGAATTCCTATCAAAATCATCCCAATGCCCATGTTGCGTAAGCCAGAATGGATACGCATGAAAGTGCCAGATAGCGCGCGCTTTCAAGAGATTAAACAGATTCTGCGTGAAAACAATTTACATACCGTTTGTGAAGAAGCAAGTTGTCCCAATATTGGTGAATGCTTCAGTGGCGGCACTGCTACGTTTATGATTCTGGGTGATATTTGTACACGCCGCTGCCCATTCTGCGATGTTGCGCATGGTAAACCTTTGCCGCCGGATGTGAATGAACCCGCTAATTTAGCGCGCACCATTGCGCAAATGCGCTTGAAATATGTAGTGATCACCTCCGTTGATCGTGATGATTTAAAAGATGGCGGCGCTCAACATTTTGTCGACTGCATTCACGCGGTACGCAAAGCTTCGCCACAAATCAAAATTGAAATTTTAGTGCCAGATTTCCGTGGCCGACTGGATGTGGCATTGGAAATTTTACGCAAAGCGCCGCCCGATGTGATGAACCACAATCTTGAAACGGTGCCACGTTTATATAAACAAGCGCGCCCTGGTTCAGATTATCAAAACTCGCTGACTTTGCTTAAAATATTTTCTGAAATGTATCCACACATTCCAACTAAATCTGGCTTAATGCTTGGTTTAGGCGAAACCGATGATGAGATATTACAAGTGATGCAAGACTTGCGCGCGCACAACGTTAGCATGCTAACGCTAGGGCAGTATTTACAGCCAAGCGTACATCATTTACCAGTGATGCGTTATGTGACACCGGACACTTTTGCTGATTTAAAACAAAAAGCCGATGCAATGGGCTTTAATAATGCTGCCAGTGGCCCCATGGTAAGAAGTAGCTATCACGCGGATTTGCAAGCGCAACATGGTATAGAAACTGTGCAGAGCAAACAAATCGCGCCATAA
- the lipB gene encoding lipoyl(octanoyl) transferase LipB, translating into MQLSNPALMFPDVIIRDLGRTDYQYTLAAMQTFTANRTAETPDELWLTEHDSVYTLGLNRKNVRLPDNQIPVALVDRGGKITYHGIGQVIIYCLLDLKRHHLNVRQLVHIIETSIIELLATYQIKSTTKNDAPGVYVTIDNHQKKIASLGLRLKNNCCYHGLSLNVNMDLSPFSAIDPCGYAGLQMTQTKDLGVNQTPQQLGAALLQLLKEKLTHA; encoded by the coding sequence ATGCAACTATCCAATCCTGCTTTAATGTTTCCCGATGTCATCATCCGCGATTTAGGTCGCACGGATTACCAATACACGCTCGCCGCAATGCAAACTTTTACGGCGAATAGAACGGCCGAAACTCCTGATGAATTATGGTTAACCGAGCATGATAGCGTTTACACTTTAGGCTTAAACCGCAAAAACGTACGCCTGCCAGACAATCAAATCCCAGTCGCACTGGTCGATCGCGGCGGTAAAATCACTTATCATGGCATTGGGCAGGTGATTATTTATTGCCTGTTGGATCTAAAACGTCATCACTTAAACGTACGCCAATTGGTGCATATCATCGAAACCAGTATCATTGAATTGCTCGCTACCTATCAAATTAAAAGCACAACTAAAAATGACGCGCCTGGCGTGTATGTAACAATTGATAACCATCAAAAAAAAATCGCCTCGCTAGGACTAAGATTAAAAAATAATTGCTGTTATCATGGCTTAAGTTTAAATGTGAATATGGATTTATCACCTTTTTCTGCGATTGATCCTTGTGGTTATGCTGGCCTGCAAATGACGCAAACTAAAGACCTAGGTGTTAATCAAACGCCACAACAATTAGGTGCAGCTTTATTGCAATTACTTAAAGAAAAATTAACACATGCCTGA
- a CDS encoding HP0495 family protein: MAEDLPNPNVVVNSPETLIEFPCDFPIKVMGETHADFTDEVIKTIRQLLPDFDAANIEMRGSSGGKYISLTCMVYVTSKPQLDDIYRALTSHPMVKVVL; this comes from the coding sequence ATGGCAGAAGATTTACCCAATCCAAATGTTGTAGTGAATAGCCCTGAAACTTTAATCGAGTTTCCTTGTGATTTTCCGATTAAGGTAATGGGTGAAACACATGCCGACTTTACCGATGAAGTCATTAAGACAATACGGCAATTACTCCCAGATTTTGATGCCGCAAATATTGAGATGCGTGGTAGTTCTGGTGGTAAATATATCAGCCTTACTTGCATGGTTTATGTCACTTCCAAACCGCAATTAGATGATATTTATCGCGCCTTAACTAGCCATCCGATGGTAAAAGTTGTGCTGTAA